One Onthophagus taurus isolate NC chromosome 11, IU_Otau_3.0, whole genome shotgun sequence genomic window carries:
- the LOC139432208 gene encoding uncharacterized protein isoform X4 produces MAVWRTRSCRGRIVYSYVTPTDFLIISESEVVPSHFFILFGGVILPPPPLIPLDMVDLTGEEEVINLTAGDVNAVNSAVQYRYGRSGPKSHKI; encoded by the exons ATGGCGGTTTGGAGGACTCGCTCGTGCAGGGGGCGCATAGTTTATAGCTATGTGACCCCCacagattttttaataatttctgagagcGAGGTCGTGCcatctcatttttttatactct ttGGAGGAGTAATTTTACCACCGCCACCGCTTATCCCATTAGATATGGTCGATTTAACCGGTGaag aggAAGTAATCAATCTTACAGCGGGTGATGTAAACGCTGTTAATTCTGCGGTGCAGTATAGGTATGGGCGTTCTGGACCAAAATCCCATAAGATTTAA
- the LOC139431996 gene encoding uncharacterized protein — MFGGGVGGIISIDKFGRTLHASSWGRIIDEAGTSQRAVGLPLTSSGDYDMQGRKLSNVQSPSLENDCVIKAYVDEMFKTNDTEYKRMFDSISRTMRANRNLHYSLKSEVDDLRDKSRKVTSVIETLRDEIDASKKYIDLQVSGNLRPSIEAIEDQILNLKSGVENLRIKSEQVTPEIQTLRDEFDASKKYIDLQVSGNLKPSIEAIEDQILNLKSHWVSDIKNLHAKIDVGDVKITEISNELTDTAAKFTDVINRNYSDVSGDLTQLSDRLTKLGDAIKTEFTNLLNQVKLNKSNIEDVSNLLDPSKTGQIASLIKTVNTDIPLNLNRIRNRLSVIDTLISNIRQSIGAQKSRVDLMDSAIFSRLDILEKKVGLKP, encoded by the coding sequence ATGTTTGGAGGCGGTGTTGGTGGTATTATCAGTATCGATAAATTCGGACGTACGCTGCACGCATCTTCATGGGGTAGAATAATTGATGAAGCCGGAACGTCTCAGCGGGCGGTTGGATTACCGTTAACCTCATCTGGGGATTATGATATGCAGGGACGTAAACTTAGTAATGTACAAAGCCCATCGTTAGAAAACGATTGCGTTATAAAAGCATATGTAGATGAGATGTTTAAGACAAACGATACGGAGTATAAACGTATGTTCGATTCAATAAGTAGGACAATGCGAGCCAATAGGAATCTtcattattctttaaaatcgGAGGTTGATGATTTGCGAGATAAATCCAGAAAAGTTACGTCGGTGATTGAAACCCTACGTGATGAAATTGATGCTAGCAAGAAATATATTGATCTTCAAGTTTCCGGAAATTTAAGGCCTTCAATCGAAGCGATCGAGGatcagattttaaatttaaaatcgggtGTTGAAAATTTGCGAATTAAATCCGAACAAGTTACGCCGGAGATTCAAACCCTACGTGATGAATTCGATGCCAGCAAGAAATATATCGATCTGCAAGTTTCCGGAAATTTAAAACCTTCAATCGAAGCGATCGAGGatcagattttaaatttaaaatcgcaCTGGGTATccgatattaaaaatctgcaTGCTAAAATTGATGTTGGCGATGTAAAAATTACCGAAATATCCAACGAATTAACTGATACGGCGGCAAAGTTCACCGATGTTATTAATCGAAATTACTCGGACGTCTCTGGTGATTTAACTCAACTTTCCGATCGTTTAACAAAGTTGGGGGACGCAATTAAAACGGAATTcactaatttattaaatcaagtAAAGCTTAACAAATCGAATATCGAAGATGTATCGAATTTATTAGACCCATCTAAGACCGGACAGATCGCATCGCTAATTAAAACGGTAAACACCGATATACCTTTGAATCTAAATCGCATTAGAAATCGTCTATCGGTGATTGATACGCTCATATCGAATATACGACAGTCGATCGGTGCGCAAAAGTCGCGAGTTGACCTCATGGATTCCGCTATATTTTCCCGACTTGATATATTAGAGAAAAAGGTTGGTCTCAAACCTTAA
- the LOC139432208 gene encoding uncharacterized protein isoform X3 — MFGCCKQIKIRYFSRKKFFNQCNPEKPRYYLNILFGGVILPPPPLIPLDMVDLTGDGLTEELIDLTTGTGGGVGAVNSVVIEIDITTDNDSAVIDIFLLEDSFSVFLPKRMAEEMTDEDIDSLSSMCIIYGGEKEVGQVNNAHLVSFCEKSPQPN; from the exons ATGTTTGGCTGTtgcaaacaaataaaaataaggtaTTTTTCACGAAAGAAGTTTTTCAACCAGTGCAACCCAGAGAAACCCagatattatttaaacatactct tcGGAGGAGTAATTTTACCACCGCCACCGCTTATCCCATTAGATATGGTCGATTTAACCGGCGACGGTTTAaccg agGAATTGATCGATCTAACAACGGGTACCGGTGGTGGTGTAGGCGCTGTTAATTCTGTGGTAATAGAAATAGACATTACCACAGATAACGATTCAGCGgtaattgatatatttttattagaggATAGTTTTTCGGTGTTTTTACCGAAACGCATGGCTGAGGAGATGACTGATGAAGACATCGATTCGCTAAGTTCAATGTGCATCATCTATGGAGGGGAGAAAGAAGTTGGACAAGTCAACAATGCGCACCTAGTATCGTTTTGTGAAAAATCTCCTCAACCAAATTAA
- the LOC139432208 gene encoding uncharacterized protein isoform X2, whose translation MIVTTNGGLEDSLVQGGRIVYSYVTPTDFLIISESEVVPSHFFILFGGVILPPPPLIPLDMVDLTGDGLTEELIDLTTGTGGGVGAVNSVVIEIDITTDNDSAVIDIFLLEDSFSVFLPKRMAEEMTDEDIDSLSSMCIIYGGEKEVGQVNNAHLVSFCEKSPQPN comes from the exons ATGATTGTAACCACTAATGGCGGTTTGGAGGACTCGCTCGTGCAGGGGGGGCGCATAGTTTATAGCTATGTGACCCCCacagattttttaataatttctgagagcGAGGTCGTGCcatctcatttttttatactct tcGGAGGAGTAATTTTACCACCGCCACCGCTTATCCCATTAGATATGGTCGATTTAACCGGCGACGGTTTAaccg agGAATTGATCGATCTAACAACGGGTACCGGTGGTGGTGTAGGCGCTGTTAATTCTGTGGTAATAGAAATAGACATTACCACAGATAACGATTCAGCGgtaattgatatatttttattagaggATAGTTTTTCGGTGTTTTTACCGAAACGCATGGCTGAGGAGATGACTGATGAAGACATCGATTCGCTAAGTTCAATGTGCATCATCTATGGAGGGGAGAAAGAAGTTGGACAAGTCAACAATGCGCACCTAGTATCGTTTTGTGAAAAATCTCCTCAACCAAATTAA
- the LOC139432208 gene encoding piggyBac transposable element-derived protein 4-like isoform X1, translating into MNERKRPLSQIELERIALAIQNDELEDDEAAESEESETEDFTTNEILEDDEFDAAEPQNTNEESNQCNDVSDNTAASSSSYETENRKAIYAKNGRKWYLKSFHARNARTARKNIVLHLPGPKGCLRNLKCIRKIWNSFFTDEILDIIVQYTNHQINIKRTRYKTAQRYIGETNVVELRALLGLLYLSGVMKSAHLTLHDLFSLELGPPVFRATMCKNRFEFLINCLRFDNKATREERKKQDKFAATREIWDIFEGCCRRNYSPSEYVTIDETLLAFRGRCPFKMYIPSKPDKYGLKLVTMCDSRTFYMCSAKPYIGKEVREGPFSIPTHYVLNLTKEIQGSNRNCTMDNWFSSLEVAEKLLELKLTMVGTLRKNKPDIPKQLVETKGKAVQSSMFVHNDQSTLVSYVPKKNKTVILISTMHTQPDINEHTKKPEMIMFYNETKGGVDTFDQLCHSTTVSRKTRRWPLRIFYGMMDIAGINSYVIYKWNEDADKPVQRSAFLKQLSMSLVEEHLRGRMNNGRLPREIRSNIRQILKCDEEEVLQRAEGPLGRCDYCPRAKNRKARNKCEHCKKSVCAEHRLSICVDCK; encoded by the coding sequence ATGAATGAAAGAAAACGTCCCTTGTCTCAGATAGAGTTAGAAAGAATAGCACTTGCGATTCAAAATGACGAATTGGAGGACGATGAAGCAGCTGAAAGTGAAGAAAGTGAAACAGAAGATTTTAcaacaaatgaaattttagaagACGACGAGTTTGATGCAGCTGAACCACAAAATACTAATGAAGAAAGTAATCAGTGTAATGACGTGAGCGATAATACTGCAGCTTCTTCAAGCAGTTATGAGACAGAAAATAGGAAAGCGATATATGCGAAGAATGGTCGTAAATGGtatttgaaaagttttcaTGCTAGAAATGCAAGAACTGCCCGGAAGAACATTGTACTTCATTTACCCGGTCCAAAAGGTTGTTTGCGCAACTTGAAATGCATACGTAAAATTTGGAATTCATTTTTTACTGACGAGATCCTCGACATAATTGTTCAATATACAAACCACCAAATCAATATAAAAAGGACACGTTATAAAACCGCTCAGCGATATATTGGTGAAACAAATGTTGTTGAATTGCGTGCTTTACTTGGTCTTTTATATCTTAGCGGTGTTATGAAAAGCGCGCATCTTACCCtacatgatttattttcattagaGTTAGGACCTCCGGTTTTCAGAGCAACAATGTGTAAAAACCGATTTGAATTTCTGATCAATTGTTTGCGGTTTGACAATAAAGCGACAAGGGAAGAAAGGAAAAAACAAGACAAATTCGCTGCTACCAGAGAGATATGGGATATTTTTGAGGGATGTTGTAGAAGAAACTACAGCCCCTCAGAATATGTAACTATTGATGAAACTTTACTGGCATTTAGAGGACGATGTccttttaaaatgtatatCCCTAGTAAGCCGGATAAATACGGTTTAAAACTTGTGACCATGTGTGATTCAAGAACATTTTATATGTGCTCGGCCAAGCCTTATATCGGTAAAGAGGTCAGGGAAGGACCGTTTTCCATTCCGACACATTATGTTTTGAACTTGACGAAAGAAATTCAAGGCTCAAACCGAAACTGCACAATGGATAATTGGTTTAGTTCATTAGAGGTAgcggaaaaattattagaactCAAGCTAACCATGGTGGGAACCTTGAGAAAGAACAAACCAGACATACCAAAACAGCTTGTGGAAACAAAAGGAAAAGCGGTACAATCGAGTATGTTTGTACATAACGACCAAAGCACTCTGGTTTCGTACGTcccaaaaaagaacaaaacagTTATTCTAATATCAACAATGCATACCCAACCAGATATAAATGAACACACCAAAAAGCCAGAAATGATCATGTTTTATAATGAAACAAAAGGTGGCGTTGATACATTCGACCAGCTATGTCATTCGACGACAGTGTCCAGAAAAACTCGTAGATGGCCACTAAGAATCTTTTATGGAATGATGGACATTGCAGGAATCAACTCGTATGTCATTTACAAATGGAACGAGGATGCCGATAAACCAGTTCAACGGTCAGCCTTCCTAAAGCAACTGTCTATGTCACTGGTAGAAGAACATCTTAGAGGCAGGATGAATAATGGACGACTTCCGAGGGAAATAAGAAGTAATATTCGCCAAATATTAAAGTGCGACGAAGAAGAGGTATTGCAAAGGGCTGAGGGGCCATTAGGTCGTTGTGATTACTGCCCCAGGGCAAAAAACCGTAAAGCGCGAAACAAATGCGAACATTGCAAAAAAAGCGTATGCGCCGAGCACCGCCTCAGCATTTGTGTAGACtgcaaataa
- the LOC111418492 gene encoding uncharacterized protein, whose amino-acid sequence MNAHLQQRLKNSPLLDGTFFKVAGEIRNFKNFEVTCVTCQPKIKILKANLDATSNLLKHLKQSHRNKFDTYIKHKSEKKKSVKRKAKSPLWKKQTCEKLQQPTFTFTHVQQAEFNRRLTRFIINTISPLSIIENDSFKAIFEGFNVDIPSRRTICRDMELLYESTITHIQAEMSKQNYFCTTADIWSCKNRSFLGVTVHWIDDNLERRSAALSCSRFKGVHSFNRIAEALDEINIKFYLNYKNIVSTITDNGSNFVKAFKEFNYVTPELDDMDDGAEDDEVLQFEYISEGDRNDQDNINIILPRHLRCASHTLNLIATTDMKNILQKNTILRSRNIHAINECSLLWNKANRPKSAEVIKGVLGHALSTPGATRWNFLYDSITQILKEKEKLPVLFKELDLNSSFKDAELAYLEQYVNIMKPLAQTIDLLQGEECCFYGFLLPSILSLHRKWTKMIDSSLDQVGLILRGCIDALNNRYGLLLNLECDTATIAAVSHPRFKLRWLCGIEDKKVEEESNKIKTKILNLINEENFEIMDSSPTGSEEDDFFEFEKRGTNKDVGHNEIQLLNYLQDKRCDIKMLNDYPVMKKIFLKYNTPLPSSTAVGRLFSFATMINTPRRHGLSDNNFEMLTLLKANKVYH is encoded by the exons ATGAATGCACATTTACAACAGCGACTAAAAAATAGTCCATTACTGGatggtactttttttaaagtagcaggtgaaattcgaaattttaaaaactttgaagTTACCTGCGTTACCTGTCaaccaaaaataaagattCTAAAAGCAAATTTAGATGCTAcatctaatttattaaaacacctGAAGCAATCACATCGGAATAAATTTGACACTTACATTAAACACAAatccgaaaaaaaaaaatccgttAAGCGCAAAGCTAAAAGTCCTCTATGGAAGAAACAAACATGTGAAAAATTACAGCAACCCACTTTCACTTTCACCCACGTTCAACAAGCTGAGTTTAACAGAAGATTAACAcggtttataattaatacaatatCACCGTTATCaataattgaaaatgataGTTTTAAAGCAATCTTTGAGGGGTTTAACGTAGATATACCTAGTCGGCGAACTATATGTAGAGATATGGAATTATTATATGAGTCTACTATCACTCATATTCAAGCAGAAATGTCAAAACAGAATTATTTCTGTACTACTGCCGACATTTGGTCTTGCAAAAATAGAAGCTTTTTGGGTGTAACAGTACACTGGATTGATGACAACTTAGAACGTCGATCAGCTGCTCTTTCGTGTAGCAGATTTAAAG GTGTCCACTCATTTAACCGGATTGCTGAAGCATTAgatgaaattaatattaagttttactTAAATTATAAGAATATTGTCAGCACAATTACTGACAATGGAAGTAATTTTGTCAAGGCGTTTAAGGAATTTAACTATGTAACTCCGGAACTTGATGATATGG ATGATGGTGCTGAAGATGATGAAGTTCTCCAGTTCGAATATATATCCGAAGGCGATAGGAATGATCaggataatattaatataattcttCCTCGTCATCTTCGATGTGCTAGTCACACCTTAAACCTCATAGCAACTACCgacatgaaaaatattttacagaaAAACACTATATTACGCAGCAGAAATATTCACGCCATTAATGAATGTTCTTTGTTGTGGAATAAGGCTAACAGGCCAAAATCAGCTGAAGTTATAAAAGGGGTGTTGGGACATGCGCTTTCAACACCTGGAGCTACACGATGGAATTTTTTGTATGACTCTATAacacaaattttgaaagaaaaagaaaaattgccGGTTTTGTTCAaagaattggatttaaattctagttttaaggATGCAGAATTAGCGTACTTAGAGCAATACGTCAACATCATGAAGCCATTAGCGCAAACAATAGATTTATTGCAG GGGGAAGAGTGCTGTTTCTATGGATTTTTATTGCCTTCTATTTTATCGTTACACCGAAAATGGACTAAAATGATTGACTCTTCACTGGATCAGGTTGGATTGATATTAAGGGGATGCATAGATGCCCTCAATAACCGTTATGGACTGCTTTTAAACCTAGAATGTGATACTGCCACTATTGCGGCTGTATCACATCCTAGGTTTAAATTGCGATGGCTGTGTGggattgaagataaaaaggtGGAAGAAGaaagcaataaaataaaaaccaagattttaaatttaataaatgaagaaaattttgaaataatggaCTCTTCTCCAACAGGCAGTGAAGaggatgatttttttgaattcgaAAAACGAGGAACAAATAAAGATGTGGGACATAACGAAATCCAATTATTGAACTATCTGCAAGATAAAAGATGTGATATTAAGATGCTGAATGATTATCCAGtgatgaagaaaatatttttaaaatataatactcCATTACCATCTTCTACGGCAGTGGGGCGTTTGTTTTCATTTGCCACGATGATTAATACGCCGCGACGACACGGACTAtcagataataattttgaaatgttgacGTTATTAAAAGCTAATAAAGTGTACCActaa